The following proteins are encoded in a genomic region of Bradyrhizobium sp. SK17:
- a CDS encoding SMP-30/gluconolactonase/LRE family protein encodes MGFFDHLLRDIRSVIDRDGGQNAIPPLDGALSPNDRLDTAVPIGEPLPGIDDVIAAGDGAIYVSAGHKVLKLSGADLSTRTVVAEFEDDAGGLALHPDGRLLVCVAGRGLAAIDPAKPSPRWLETAGGSALTGLLSVTAAPDGRIYAVEGSAGRRPDEWRHDLMEKRANGRLIGCGAGLDNPQVLLRDLPYPYGVLVSADGNSLWLTESWAHRLSRFALTANGLGPRETIAANMPGYPARLHPDGHGGLLLSVFARRTHLIEFVLKEDDFREEMMATMPPEYWVAPALVGGSDCLEPMQIGSVKALGIQKPWAPPRSYGLLVHLDAEGEATDSLHSRAGGRFHGITAACATPSGIVIAARGGGRLLRYTGELR; translated from the coding sequence ATGGGATTCTTCGATCATCTGCTGCGCGATATCAGGAGCGTCATCGACCGCGACGGCGGCCAGAACGCGATCCCGCCGCTCGACGGCGCGCTGAGCCCGAACGACCGGCTCGACACCGCGGTGCCGATCGGCGAGCCGCTGCCCGGCATCGACGACGTGATCGCCGCCGGCGACGGCGCGATCTATGTCTCCGCGGGCCACAAGGTGCTGAAGCTCAGCGGCGCGGATCTCTCGACCCGTACGGTCGTGGCCGAGTTCGAGGACGATGCCGGCGGGCTCGCGCTGCATCCGGACGGCCGGCTCTTGGTCTGCGTCGCGGGCAGGGGCCTCGCCGCGATCGATCCCGCAAAGCCTTCGCCGCGCTGGCTGGAGACCGCCGGCGGCAGTGCGCTCACAGGGCTGCTGTCGGTCACGGCGGCGCCCGATGGCCGCATCTATGCGGTGGAAGGCAGCGCCGGACGCCGCCCGGACGAGTGGCGGCACGATCTGATGGAGAAGCGCGCCAATGGCCGCCTGATCGGCTGCGGCGCAGGGCTCGACAATCCGCAGGTGCTGCTGCGCGACCTGCCATATCCCTATGGCGTGTTGGTATCGGCCGACGGCAACAGCCTGTGGCTCACCGAGAGCTGGGCGCATCGCCTCAGCCGGTTCGCGCTCACGGCCAACGGGCTCGGCCCGCGCGAGACGATCGCGGCCAACATGCCCGGTTATCCGGCGCGGCTGCATCCGGACGGCCATGGCGGGCTGCTGCTCAGCGTCTTCGCTCGCCGCACCCATCTGATCGAGTTCGTGCTCAAGGAGGACGATTTCCGCGAGGAGATGATGGCGACGATGCCGCCTGAATACTGGGTGGCGCCGGCGCTGGTCGGCGGCAGCGATTGCCTGGAGCCGATGCAGATCGGCAGCGTCAAGGCGCTCGGCATTCAGAAGCCATGGGCGCCGCCGCGCTCCTACGGCCTGCTGGTGCATCTCGACGCCGAAGGCGAGGCAACCGACAGCCTGCACAGCCGCGCCGGCGGCCGCTTCCACGGCATCACCGCTGCTTGCGCCACGCCCTCGGGCATTGTGATCGCCGCGCGCGGCGGCGGCCGTCTGCTGCGCTATACGGGAGAGCTGCGATGA
- a CDS encoding sugar ABC transporter ATP-binding protein encodes MNDGVMQAAPDSPAQAREPVLRISNGSKIYGGVHAIEGVNFDLYPGEVHALVGENGAGKSTLCKAIAGAINLTSGDYLLDGKPANFEQPRDALDAGICMVYQETSLVPTMTAAQNIELGNEKLLTRFRTLNIQAQQLLQSLNFHVDPATPVALLGTAKKQMVEIARAIYNKARIIIFDEPTASLTPEEIVHFFHLVRDLRARGVSIIYISHALEESLQIADRITVLRDGKLVITAPAKQLTRDALVQHMVGREVAQAVYGGKANTHQRREKVLTVENVTMGMAVKNMSFSVYAGEVVGIAGLIGSGRTEIAKIIYGALKRNLVNGGTIRLRGKPIRYRVPRQAINDGIAYITEDRKANGFFETMVVDDNVYLGSLATRKGWSFLLSRAKRSKLANYWVERLKISALQRKARIIELSGGNQQKVVLAKTLVQEPSIIFFDEPTRGVDVGTIPHIHGEIRRLADEGKAVVVISSYLPEILAVSDRILVARTGRIVAEFDAADATQDKILYAAVH; translated from the coding sequence ATGAATGACGGCGTGATGCAGGCGGCTCCCGACAGCCCGGCCCAAGCCCGCGAGCCGGTGCTGCGGATCAGCAACGGCTCCAAGATCTATGGCGGCGTCCATGCCATCGAGGGCGTCAATTTCGATCTCTATCCCGGCGAGGTCCATGCGCTGGTCGGCGAGAACGGCGCCGGCAAGTCGACGCTGTGCAAGGCGATCGCGGGCGCGATCAATCTCACCTCCGGCGACTATCTGCTCGACGGCAAGCCCGCCAATTTCGAGCAGCCGCGCGACGCGCTCGATGCCGGCATCTGCATGGTCTATCAGGAGACCAGCCTGGTGCCGACCATGACCGCGGCACAAAACATCGAGCTCGGCAACGAGAAGCTCTTGACGCGCTTCCGTACCCTGAACATCCAGGCCCAGCAGTTGTTGCAGTCGCTCAACTTCCACGTCGATCCGGCGACACCGGTGGCGCTGCTCGGCACCGCCAAGAAGCAGATGGTGGAGATCGCGCGCGCGATCTACAACAAGGCGCGCATCATCATCTTCGACGAGCCGACCGCATCGCTGACGCCGGAGGAGATCGTCCATTTCTTCCATCTGGTGCGCGATCTGCGCGCCCGTGGCGTCTCGATCATCTACATCTCGCATGCGTTGGAGGAATCGCTCCAGATCGCCGATCGCATCACCGTGCTGCGCGATGGCAAGCTCGTCATCACCGCGCCTGCCAAGCAGCTCACCCGCGACGCGCTGGTGCAGCACATGGTCGGCCGCGAGGTGGCGCAGGCGGTCTATGGCGGCAAGGCCAACACCCATCAGCGTCGCGAGAAGGTGCTCACCGTCGAGAACGTCACCATGGGCATGGCGGTCAAGAACATGTCGTTCTCGGTCTATGCCGGCGAGGTGGTCGGCATCGCCGGCCTGATCGGCTCCGGCCGCACCGAGATCGCCAAGATCATCTACGGTGCGCTGAAGCGCAACCTGGTCAATGGCGGCACCATCCGGCTGCGCGGAAAACCGATCCGCTACCGGGTGCCGCGGCAGGCGATCAATGACGGCATCGCCTACATCACCGAGGACCGCAAGGCCAACGGTTTCTTCGAGACCATGGTGGTCGACGACAACGTCTATCTCGGCAGCCTCGCCACCAGGAAAGGCTGGAGCTTCCTGCTGTCGCGCGCGAAGCGCAGCAAGCTCGCCAATTACTGGGTCGAGCGGCTCAAGATCAGCGCGTTGCAGCGCAAGGCGCGGATCATCGAGCTGTCCGGCGGCAACCAGCAGAAGGTGGTGCTGGCCAAGACGCTGGTGCAGGAGCCGTCGATCATTTTCTTCGACGAACCGACCCGCGGCGTCGACGTCGGTACCATCCCGCACATCCACGGCGAGATCCGTCGGCTTGCCGACGAGGGCAAGGCGGTGGTGGTGATCTCGTCCTATCTGCCGGAGATCCTCGCGGTCTCCGACCGTATCCTGGTCGCCCGCACCGGCCGCATCGTCGCCGAGTTCGACGCCGCCGACGCGACCCAGGACAAGATCCTGTACGCCGCGGTGCATTGA
- a CDS encoding bifunctional salicylyl-CoA 5-hydroxylase/oxidoreductase, which translates to MRIVCIGGGPAGLYFGILMKLLDPAHVVSVVERNRPYDTFGFGVVFSDATMDNMRKWDPATADTIEQAFNHWDDIEVLIKGRRMRTTGHGFVGIGRKRLLNILQARAEELGVELIFEREVNSDLEFPDADLIVACDGVNSKTRAKYSDAFQPDMLMRPNRYIWLGTNRPFDAFTFDFRKTEHGWFQAHIYKFEEGAATFIVETTEEAYLAHGLDRMEQGESIAFCENVFAEILEGHHLVSNARHLRGSGWLSFPRLICGKWTTFNGNSHVVLMGDAAHTAHFAIGSGTKLALEDAIELTNQFKQHGATRDSIPAVLKAYEELRRVDVARIQNAARNAMEWFEVVGSRYADTLEPEQFMYSLLTRSQRISHENLRLRDRAWLEGYERWFAERSGVLAGNDRVTPPMLTPFRIRGLSLANRIVVSPMAMYSAEEGVPNDFHLVHFGSRALGGAGLLFTEMTCVSPEARITPGCCGLWNDEQAAAYKRIVDFVHRNSAAKIGIQLGHAGRKGSTRVAWEGMDAPLPDHNWPLVSASPVPYLVDGQVPEPMSRAEMDEVRDQFVAAARRAASVGFDILELHCAHGYLLSSFLSPLTNRRTDEYGGSIENRARYPLELFRAIRAVWPEDKPMSVRLSCHDWTEGGNTPEDALAFAKLFKDAGADLIDCSSGQVWADDHPVYGRLYQTPFADKIRNELGIATIAVGAISEADHANSIIAAGRADLCAIARPHLADPAWTLHEAAKIGVKQIAWPKQYVSGKSQYEANLERAAAGVKA; encoded by the coding sequence ATGCGCATCGTTTGCATTGGAGGCGGGCCGGCCGGGCTTTATTTCGGCATCCTGATGAAGCTGCTCGATCCCGCGCACGTCGTTTCCGTGGTCGAGCGCAACCGGCCCTACGACACGTTCGGCTTCGGCGTGGTGTTTTCCGATGCGACCATGGACAACATGCGCAAATGGGATCCGGCCACCGCCGATACCATCGAACAGGCGTTCAACCATTGGGACGACATCGAGGTCCTGATCAAGGGCCGGCGGATGCGCACCACCGGCCACGGCTTCGTCGGCATCGGCCGCAAGCGGCTGCTCAACATCCTGCAAGCACGGGCCGAGGAGCTCGGCGTCGAGCTGATCTTCGAGCGCGAGGTCAATTCCGATCTCGAATTCCCCGACGCCGATCTCATCGTGGCGTGCGACGGTGTGAACTCGAAGACCCGCGCCAAATACAGCGACGCGTTCCAGCCCGACATGCTGATGCGGCCGAACCGCTATATCTGGCTCGGCACCAACAGGCCGTTCGATGCCTTCACCTTCGACTTTCGCAAGACCGAGCACGGCTGGTTCCAGGCGCACATCTACAAATTCGAGGAGGGCGCAGCGACCTTCATCGTCGAGACCACCGAGGAGGCGTATCTCGCCCACGGCCTCGACAGGATGGAGCAGGGCGAATCCATCGCGTTCTGCGAGAACGTGTTCGCCGAAATCCTCGAAGGGCATCATCTGGTCTCCAACGCGCGGCATCTGCGCGGTTCGGGCTGGCTGTCATTCCCGCGGCTGATCTGCGGCAAATGGACGACGTTCAATGGCAACAGCCATGTCGTGCTGATGGGCGATGCCGCGCACACCGCGCATTTCGCGATCGGCTCGGGCACCAAGCTCGCGCTGGAGGATGCGATCGAGCTGACCAACCAGTTCAAGCAGCACGGTGCGACGCGGGACAGCATTCCCGCGGTGTTGAAGGCGTATGAGGAGCTGCGTCGGGTCGACGTGGCGCGGATCCAGAACGCGGCGCGCAACGCGATGGAATGGTTCGAGGTGGTCGGCTCGCGTTATGCCGATACGCTGGAGCCGGAGCAGTTCATGTATTCGCTCCTGACCCGCTCGCAGCGGATCAGCCACGAGAATTTGCGGCTACGCGACAGGGCATGGCTCGAAGGCTATGAGCGCTGGTTCGCGGAGCGCAGCGGCGTGCTCGCCGGCAATGACCGCGTCACCCCGCCGATGCTGACGCCGTTCCGGATTCGCGGCCTGTCGCTCGCCAACCGGATCGTCGTCTCGCCGATGGCGATGTACTCGGCGGAGGAGGGCGTGCCGAACGATTTCCATCTGGTGCATTTCGGCTCCCGCGCGCTCGGCGGCGCCGGTCTCTTGTTCACCGAGATGACCTGCGTTTCGCCGGAAGCGCGGATCACGCCCGGCTGCTGCGGGCTGTGGAATGACGAGCAGGCGGCGGCCTACAAGCGGATCGTCGACTTCGTGCATCGCAACTCGGCAGCGAAGATCGGCATCCAGCTCGGCCACGCCGGCCGCAAGGGCTCGACCCGCGTCGCCTGGGAAGGCATGGACGCGCCGCTGCCGGACCACAACTGGCCGCTGGTGTCGGCGTCGCCGGTGCCTTATCTGGTTGACGGCCAGGTGCCGGAGCCGATGAGCCGCGCCGAGATGGACGAGGTGCGCGACCAGTTCGTCGCAGCGGCACGGCGCGCCGCCAGTGTCGGGTTCGATATTCTGGAGCTGCATTGCGCCCACGGCTATCTGCTGTCGAGCTTCCTCTCGCCGCTCACCAACCGCCGCACCGATGAGTATGGCGGCTCGATCGAGAACCGCGCGCGTTATCCGCTGGAGCTGTTCCGTGCCATCCGCGCGGTGTGGCCGGAGGACAAGCCGATGTCGGTCCGGCTGTCCTGTCACGACTGGACCGAGGGCGGCAACACACCGGAAGATGCGCTGGCTTTTGCGAAGCTGTTCAAGGACGCGGGTGCCGACCTGATCGATTGCTCGTCCGGCCAGGTCTGGGCTGACGACCATCCGGTCTATGGCCGGCTCTACCAGACGCCGTTCGCCGACAAGATCCGCAACGAGCTCGGCATCGCCACCATCGCGGTCGGCGCGATCTCCGAGGCGGATCACGCCAACTCGATCATCGCCGCCGGTCGCGCCGACCTCTGCGCCATCGCGCGGCCGCATCTCGCCGACCCGGCCTGGACGCTGCACGAGGCCGCGAAGATCGGCGTCAAGCAGATCGCCTGGCCGAAGCAGTATGTGTCGGGCAAATCGCAGTACGAGGCCAATCTGGAACGCGCAGCCGCGGGGGTGAAGGCATGA
- a CDS encoding SDR family NAD(P)-dependent oxidoreductase, which translates to MTRFWPNAHALVTGAGSGIGAATAIALANAGVRVSIAGRRIDALKATATSLGKQAGAVVSIDVTDEAAVTKGVAEIEAAAGPIDILVNNAGKAGSAPFDKTNAALWADMLASNLSSVFLVTHTVLPGMAQRGRGRVINVASTAGLTGYAYVSAYVAAKHGVVGLTRSLALEYARRGVTVNAVCPGYTDTLLVADAAANIVAKTGRSEQEARAALAKVNPMQRLVTPEEVADSILWLASEGASSINGQAVAVAGGEVFTG; encoded by the coding sequence ATGACACGCTTCTGGCCCAACGCACACGCGCTGGTGACCGGTGCCGGCTCCGGCATCGGCGCCGCCACGGCGATCGCGCTGGCAAACGCCGGCGTACGCGTCAGCATCGCTGGGCGCCGGATCGATGCGCTGAAGGCGACGGCAACATCGCTCGGCAAACAGGCGGGTGCCGTCGTGTCGATCGACGTGACCGACGAAGCCGCGGTGACCAAGGGCGTCGCCGAGATCGAGGCCGCGGCCGGCCCGATCGATATCCTCGTCAACAATGCCGGCAAGGCCGGCAGCGCGCCGTTCGACAAGACAAATGCGGCGTTGTGGGCGGACATGCTGGCGAGCAATCTCTCCAGCGTGTTCCTGGTGACGCACACGGTGCTGCCCGGGATGGCGCAGCGCGGTCGCGGGCGCGTGATCAACGTGGCCTCGACCGCGGGGCTCACCGGCTATGCCTATGTCTCCGCTTATGTTGCCGCCAAGCACGGCGTCGTCGGGCTGACGCGCTCGCTGGCGCTGGAATATGCGCGGCGCGGCGTCACTGTGAATGCGGTCTGCCCCGGCTACACCGACACGCTGCTGGTGGCCGATGCCGCCGCCAACATCGTCGCCAAGACCGGGCGCAGCGAGCAGGAGGCGCGGGCTGCGCTCGCGAAAGTCAATCCGATGCAGCGGCTGGTGACGCCGGAGGAGGTCGCCGACAGCATCCTCTGGCTGGCCTCCGAGGGCGCATCGTCAATCAATGGACAAGCCGTCGCGGTTGCCGGCGGTGAAGTCTTTACCGGGTGA
- a CDS encoding enoyl-CoA hydratase family protein, whose protein sequence is MSEMKAKLRPFKDYPAKHFRWSTDASGRVATITLNRPDKKNPLTFESYEELRDLFTNLKYASDVRAIVLTGADGNFCSGGDVFEIIEPLTRMAMPDLLAFTRMTGEVVRAMRKCPQIIVAAIDGICAGAGAMLALASDLRLATPQAKTAFLFTRVGLAGADMGACGLLPRVIGQGHAADLLYTGRAMSADEGFAWGFHNRLVPAAELAAAAQDMARSLADGPWFAHGMTKTMFNQEWAMGVDEMIESEAQAQAICMVTGDFRRAFEAFAAKQKPAFEGN, encoded by the coding sequence ATGTCCGAGATGAAAGCCAAGCTCCGTCCGTTCAAGGATTATCCCGCAAAGCATTTCCGCTGGTCGACCGACGCCAGCGGCCGTGTCGCGACCATCACGCTGAACCGGCCGGACAAGAAGAATCCGCTGACCTTCGAATCCTACGAGGAGCTGCGCGACCTCTTCACCAACCTCAAATACGCTTCCGACGTCCGCGCCATCGTGCTGACCGGTGCCGACGGCAATTTCTGCTCCGGCGGCGACGTGTTCGAGATCATCGAGCCGTTGACGCGGATGGCGATGCCGGACCTGCTGGCCTTCACCCGGATGACCGGTGAGGTGGTGCGCGCGATGCGCAAATGCCCGCAGATCATCGTCGCCGCGATCGACGGCATCTGTGCGGGCGCCGGCGCGATGCTGGCGCTGGCCTCCGATCTCAGGCTGGCGACGCCACAGGCCAAGACCGCCTTCCTGTTCACCCGCGTCGGCCTTGCCGGCGCCGACATGGGCGCTTGCGGATTGTTGCCGCGCGTGATCGGGCAGGGCCACGCCGCCGATCTGCTCTACACCGGTCGCGCGATGAGCGCCGACGAAGGGTTTGCGTGGGGCTTTCACAATCGCCTGGTGCCTGCGGCCGAGCTTGCCGCCGCCGCGCAGGACATGGCGCGCTCGCTCGCGGATGGCCCATGGTTCGCGCATGGCATGACCAAGACGATGTTCAACCAGGAATGGGCGATGGGCGTCGACGAGATGATCGAGTCCGAAGCGCAGGCACAGGCGATCTGCATGGTGACCGGCGATTTCCGCCGCGCCTTCGAGGCCTTTGCCGCCAAGCAGAAACCCGCCTTCGAGGGCAATTGA
- a CDS encoding RidA family protein codes for MIENLQPEGWAKPIGYANGMAARGKQLFIAGQIGWNGQCVFETDDLVAQIGQTLRNITAVAAAGGARPEHIVSMTWYLVDRKEYSARLKEIGTVYRDVIGRHFPAMTAIQVAGLIEDRAKVEIQAIAVLPD; via the coding sequence ATGATCGAGAACCTGCAACCGGAAGGATGGGCCAAGCCGATCGGCTACGCCAATGGCATGGCCGCGCGCGGCAAACAGCTCTTCATCGCGGGCCAGATCGGCTGGAACGGGCAATGCGTGTTCGAGACCGACGATCTCGTCGCGCAGATCGGCCAGACCCTGCGCAACATCACAGCCGTCGCCGCCGCTGGCGGCGCGAGGCCCGAGCACATCGTGTCGATGACCTGGTACCTCGTCGACCGCAAGGAATATTCGGCGCGGCTGAAGGAGATCGGCACCGTCTATCGCGACGTCATCGGCAGGCACTTTCCGGCGATGACCGCGATCCAGGTTGCCGGCCTGATCGAGGATCGCGCCAAGGTGGAAATCCAGGCCATCGCGGTGCTGCCGGATTAA
- a CDS encoding flavin-dependent oxidoreductase, whose amino-acid sequence MKAIIVGGGIGGLTTALMLRSRGIACELYEQSETIRELGVGINTLPHAIRELAGLGLLDRLDEVAIRTHELFYLTRHGQQVWHEKRGLDAGHDVPQFSVHRGRLQGVIHQAVIDRLGADAIRTGCRLGSFTQDEGGVSAYFFDRSGAHVHTARGDILIGADGIHSKVRQTLFPDEGGPCWNGLMLWRGATDWPAFLTGRSMIIAGGLNAKAVIYPIAPGSSPASRLTNWAVLVRIGDGSSPPPRREGWSNLGRREEMMPYVTGFTIPQVDFAGLINATPEFWEYPCCDRNPLPYWSSGRVTLLGDAAHPMYPVGSNGASQAILDARCLADMLARSEHPRQALAAYERQRLPMTADIVASNRRGGPEGVIDAVEQLAPQGFTDVDTILNYEAREAIVRGYAAKAGFAARVVARQ is encoded by the coding sequence ATGAAGGCGATTATCGTCGGAGGCGGGATCGGGGGCCTCACCACCGCGCTGATGCTGCGCTCGCGCGGCATCGCTTGCGAGTTGTACGAGCAGTCGGAGACGATCCGCGAACTCGGCGTCGGCATCAACACATTGCCGCATGCGATTCGTGAGTTGGCGGGGCTCGGCCTGCTCGACAGGCTCGACGAGGTCGCGATCCGCACCCATGAGCTGTTCTATCTGACGCGGCATGGCCAGCAGGTCTGGCACGAGAAGCGCGGGCTCGATGCCGGCCACGACGTGCCGCAGTTCTCTGTTCATCGCGGTCGCCTGCAAGGCGTGATCCACCAGGCGGTGATCGACCGTCTCGGTGCGGATGCGATCCGCACTGGTTGCCGGCTCGGCTCCTTCACCCAGGATGAGGGCGGCGTCTCGGCCTATTTCTTCGATCGCAGCGGCGCCCATGTGCACACCGCGCGTGGCGACATCCTGATCGGTGCCGACGGCATTCATTCCAAAGTACGGCAGACGCTGTTCCCGGACGAAGGCGGGCCGTGCTGGAACGGGCTGATGCTGTGGCGTGGCGCCACCGATTGGCCGGCCTTCCTGACCGGACGCTCGATGATCATCGCCGGCGGGCTGAACGCCAAGGCCGTGATCTATCCGATCGCGCCGGGCTCGAGCCCCGCGAGCCGGCTCACCAATTGGGCGGTGCTGGTCCGGATCGGCGACGGCTCCTCGCCGCCGCCGCGTCGCGAAGGCTGGTCCAATCTCGGCCGGCGCGAGGAGATGATGCCCTATGTCACCGGTTTCACGATCCCGCAGGTCGATTTCGCCGGCCTGATCAATGCGACGCCGGAGTTCTGGGAGTATCCGTGCTGCGATCGCAATCCTTTGCCATATTGGTCGAGCGGACGCGTCACGCTGCTCGGCGACGCCGCGCATCCGATGTATCCGGTCGGCTCGAACGGCGCCTCGCAGGCCATCCTCGATGCGCGCTGCCTCGCCGACATGCTGGCGCGATCGGAGCATCCACGCCAGGCGCTGGCGGCCTATGAAAGGCAGCGGTTGCCGATGACCGCCGATATCGTCGCCTCCAACCGCCGCGGCGGACCCGAGGGGGTGATCGACGCCGTCGAGCAGCTCGCCCCGCAGGGCTTTACCGACGTCGACACCATCCTCAATTACGAGGCCCGCGAGGCGATCGTGCGCGGCTACGCCGCCAAGGCCGGCTTTGCCGCGCGCGTGGTGGCACGGCAGTAG
- a CDS encoding cupin domain-containing protein gives MTKDEIAGITRANEGMQGISWSILGQTYVPKTRTEHSFSWHATFPPGTFVPPHIHPDQDEYLYILEGKLDFMLDGADESATPGDLVRLPMGKPHGIFNKSQQTAKTLFWVSPTRRLYDLFWAIHNMKEQNPDDVVRLAAEHNIHFLPPPPG, from the coding sequence ATGACGAAAGACGAGATCGCCGGCATCACCCGCGCCAATGAAGGCATGCAGGGCATTTCCTGGAGCATCCTCGGCCAGACCTACGTGCCGAAGACACGCACCGAGCATTCATTCTCCTGGCACGCCACCTTCCCGCCGGGCACCTTCGTGCCGCCGCACATCCATCCCGACCAGGACGAATATCTCTACATCCTGGAGGGCAAGCTCGACTTCATGCTCGACGGCGCTGATGAATCCGCGACACCCGGCGACCTGGTGCGCCTGCCGATGGGCAAGCCGCACGGCATCTTCAACAAGTCGCAGCAAACCGCCAAGACGCTGTTCTGGGTCTCACCCACCCGCAGGCTCTATGACCTGTTCTGGGCGATCCACAACATGAAGGAGCAGAACCCGGACGACGTGGTGCGGCTCGCCGCGGAGCACAACATCCACTTCCTGCCGCCGCCTCCCGGCTAG
- a CDS encoding ABC transporter substrate-binding protein, with product MRHLTKLVGLAALLGIAATPAAAQQKIKIGVLVTTSGPAAALGQQVRDGFALAVKDLGGKMAGRDVEIVNADDELKPDAAVVKVRGLLERDKVDFVVGPIFSNILLAIHRPVTDSKTFLISPNAGPSSFAGKECNPFFYVTSYQNDQVHEILGKVAQDRGYKRVYLLVPNYQAGRDSVAGFKLDYKGEIVEESYTPLNTLDFQPELSKIAALKPDALFTFMPGGMGVNLVKQYKQAGATVPVLSAFTVDESTLPAQQDAAVGMFGGANWAPDLDNPQSKKFVAAYEAAYNGVPGTYAMQAYDAALLIDSAVKAVKGDLSNKDAVAAALRKADFTSLRGNFKFNNNGYPIQDFYLTKVAKRPDGKFQTEIVEKVFSNYGDRYAKDCAAK from the coding sequence ATGAGGCATCTGACGAAACTCGTGGGATTGGCGGCGCTGCTGGGGATCGCGGCGACCCCAGCAGCCGCACAGCAGAAGATCAAGATCGGCGTGCTGGTGACGACCTCCGGACCTGCCGCGGCGCTCGGCCAGCAGGTCCGCGACGGCTTTGCGCTCGCGGTCAAGGACCTCGGCGGCAAGATGGCCGGCCGCGACGTCGAGATCGTCAATGCCGACGACGAGCTCAAGCCCGACGCGGCCGTGGTCAAGGTGCGCGGCCTGCTCGAGCGCGACAAGGTCGATTTCGTGGTCGGCCCGATCTTCTCCAACATCCTGCTGGCGATCCATCGCCCGGTCACCGACAGCAAGACCTTCCTGATCAGCCCGAATGCTGGCCCTTCCAGCTTCGCCGGCAAGGAATGCAACCCGTTCTTCTATGTGACGTCGTACCAGAACGACCAGGTGCACGAGATCCTCGGCAAGGTGGCGCAGGACCGCGGCTACAAGCGCGTCTATCTGCTGGTGCCGAACTATCAGGCCGGACGCGATTCCGTCGCGGGCTTCAAGCTCGACTACAAGGGCGAGATCGTCGAGGAGTCCTACACGCCGCTGAACACGCTGGATTTCCAGCCCGAACTCTCCAAGATCGCCGCGCTGAAGCCGGACGCGCTGTTCACCTTCATGCCCGGCGGCATGGGCGTGAACCTGGTGAAGCAGTACAAGCAGGCCGGCGCCACCGTGCCGGTGCTCTCCGCCTTCACCGTCGACGAGTCCACCCTGCCGGCACAGCAGGACGCCGCCGTCGGCATGTTCGGCGGAGCGAACTGGGCGCCTGACCTCGACAATCCCCAAAGCAAGAAGTTCGTCGCAGCCTATGAGGCCGCCTACAACGGCGTGCCTGGCACCTATGCCATGCAGGCCTATGACGCGGCGCTGTTGATCGACAGCGCGGTCAAGGCCGTGAAGGGGGATCTCTCCAACAAGGACGCGGTCGCGGCGGCGCTGAGGAAGGCCGACTTCACCTCGCTGCGCGGTAACTTCAAGTTCAACAACAATGGCTATCCGATCCAGGATTTCTATCTCACCAAGGTCGCGAAGCGGCCGGACGGCAAATTCCAGACCGAGATCGTCGAAAAGGTGTTCTCGAACTATGGCGACCGCTACGCCAAGGACTGCGCCGCCAAGTAG
- a CDS encoding MarR family winged helix-turn-helix transcriptional regulator — translation MILDSETKAVELPDDHGTELRLWLRLLTCTTLIEGEVRSRLREKFDVTLPRFDLMAQLDKVSDGMTLSDLSKRMMVSNGNVTGLVERLVESGHLDRRTSETDRRVQFIRLTKLGRAEFRKMAAEHEKWIADVFGDLSPKDIRELMRLLAKAKGSAQRSAKARTA, via the coding sequence ATGATCCTCGATTCCGAAACCAAAGCCGTCGAACTGCCCGACGATCACGGCACCGAGCTCAGGCTGTGGTTGCGCCTGTTGACCTGCACCACGCTGATCGAGGGCGAGGTGCGCAGCCGGCTGCGCGAAAAATTCGACGTCACGCTGCCGCGGTTCGACCTGATGGCCCAGCTCGACAAGGTGTCCGACGGCATGACGCTGTCGGATTTGTCGAAGCGGATGATGGTATCGAACGGCAACGTCACCGGGTTGGTCGAGCGCCTGGTGGAGTCCGGACACCTCGATCGCCGCACCTCGGAGACCGATCGTCGTGTGCAGTTCATCCGACTCACGAAACTCGGCCGGGCCGAATTCCGCAAGATGGCGGCCGAGCATGAGAAATGGATCGCCGACGTCTTCGGCGACCTCTCGCCGAAGGACATCCGCGAACTGATGCGGCTGCTTGCCAAGGCCAAGGGCTCGGCGCAGCGCTCCGCCAAAGCGAGGACCGCTTAA